A window of Bacteroidota bacterium genomic DNA:
TTCCGGCTTCGGACTTCCGACTTCTGACCCTTAAAAACACTTATTCCGCTCGCAGTATAAACACGATACTCCTGCTTCTTATTATTGTTGCCTTTATAATTGTTAAAATACCCTATTTGTCGTTACCCTATTACTGGGACGAGGCCTGGGTATACGGATCAGCCATAAGGGCCATGGAAGCCGCTCATATAAGCCTGCTGCCTGACGCATTACCGGTTCACTATTCAAGGGGGCACCCATTATTGTTTCATTTTACAGGCGCATTGTGGCTGCGGGTATTCGGCACCTCATTAATGGCCAGCCATATTTTCGCTTTGCTTATTTCAGTCGCACTTATCGTTTCAATATATTATTTCGTTAAAAATATTTTTTCTAAAAGAGCAAGTCTGTTGGCTTGTCTTTTTATTGTACTTCAACCGATATTCCTGGCACAATCGGTACTTGTACTGCCTGAAATAATGCTGTCGCTTTTTTCATTACTTACCCTTTATTTTTTCATACAACAAAAATGGATCGGGTACTTAATTACGGGAACGCTCGCTTTATACACCAAAGAAACCGGCATAGTTGCGATTGCCGCGGCTATTACCTGTCAGTTAACCGATATACTTTTCCTGAAAAGAAAAGAAGATGTTTTAAAAAGTAAACTTGCCGGGCTATTAATCACTACTTTTCCACTGGCTCTCATTACATTTTTCTTCATTATCCAGAAGCAGGTAAACGGCTGGTATTTTTTTCCTGAACACATTGATTTTCTTTCACACGATCTGAAAACATTTAGCGATAGATTGGTGGCCTTTTCGGCCCAGCTGTTTGTATACTGGGGAAAAAACCTGCTAACCGCGGCTATTCTTGCTTCACTGTTTCTTTTCTTCTATTTTAAACACCGCCTGAATAACAAACAAAACAAAACATTGCTGATACTTTCAATATATATTGTCCTGTTTCTTATTTCAAGCTCATTTAATTTTTACAGCGACAGGTACGTAATGAGCATGGTTGCCCCTTTTTGCATTATCGCGGCTTCACTTATTGATATCACATTCACAAAACGAATATTGGTGTATCTGTTTGTTGTCGCGTATGCAGCCCTGCAAATTTTCATGTACATACCACAAAAAACAAGCAGCGACCATAATTTAGGCTATGCCGATTGCGTAAAAGTGCATCAACAAATGGTAAACTACTGCACAGAAAACCGATTGATGGACAGAAAATTTTTCACGCACTTTTTAATGATGGCCAATTTAACAAATCCATATTGCGGGTATATAAGGGAGGATCAACGGTTCACATCTGTTACCTCTACGTCCGGACCTGACATTGAATTGTATATATTCAATAATATGGAGGGCCATGATGACTATGAAAAAATGAAAGGGAGAAACGACATCACCCTGGTCAAACGCTTTCAGTTAAACCATGCCTGGTCGGAAATATATGAGGTGAAAAAATGAGGGGAGAGATTTGGAAATAAAAAAATGAGGGCATTTAATATAACGTGCTTATAGGATTCTAATGAACAGAAACAATTGAATACTTTTGAATCAGTGACACTATGAATAGGGGACCTTACACCAATCAGAATACTAAACATGTTATATGACAAAAATAAGACATTGTATAATTTCCTTTATAATGTTTCTGTCAATCAATTTGTTCTCTGATATTTTAGAGGATAATAATTGGTATGAAGGATATTATATTAATCTAAAATCTGACACGGTAAAAGGCTTTACACAGCACAAAAATAAACCGTCTGAAAGTATTGCGAGCTTCAAGTATTCCAATGAAAAAACAAAATTTTTATTTCCAAATCAGATAAAAGGATACGGATATTCTAATAAGGTTTTTGAGAGTTGTTATGTTTTCGTGCAAAATATCTTCCTTGAAAGAGTTGTTGATGGAAAAATTACTCTATACAAAATAGGTAATTCCTATTATATTAAGAAGGGAAACAGTGAAGTGGTAAAAATCAATAAAGTATTTACTAAGCAAATTATCCTTGACTATATTGAAGACAATCCAAGTCTATGTGCTTTGGTTAATGAGTGGGAATACCTTTTATCTTATGAAATTGCTCCCGTAATTCACAATTACAATTTGTGGGCAAGTAGTAGTATGAGTGTTCCTGGAAAAAATCTAATTGAACCATTAGCATTAAGTACTGTCACATCCGTAGCTGTAGACACGAAGGATTCTATTAAATCAGAACCCAAACCGACCATCAATAATACTAGATTTGAATTAACGGAACAAAAAAGATTCACCCCCAAATTTAATTTGCTTGGCATTGGCGTAGGTATAGAAACAAAAATTGGGAATTCTGCAAGTATATATATTGAAGGAGGTAGTGGTTTTTCCTTAAATTTCAGTTCTAATGAAGGTGGTAGTTTATACTTATTACCATTTGGCGAATTTCATTTCAGAGTTTATACAAATCTAAAAAAGCGTCAAAAAGTTGGCAAAAAGACGTATGGTTTTACGGGAGATTATGTAAGTCCCTTTTTTATATATTCGAAAGTGGTAGGCGATTCCCGTAGTGAAAAATTTAAATCAATGTTTTACGGTATCAATTACGGATTTCAAAAACAGAAAGCAAAAAACATCTATTGGGGCATTGACATTGGTGGTGGCTTAAGAACTAATGTTGAAAATGGTGGAACTAACCTTGACTATTTATTAAAACTTAATTTTGGTTTTACTTTGTAGAAAACAGTACTTAACTATTACCTTGACTGTATCACACAGGCAGGCTAAAACAGATAATTTGAATAAATAAGCCGAAGGTATTGTAGATAGCAGAACAGAGAAAGGAAATAAAAAAAGGGCAAGCTACTTATATCGCACCGCTCAACCACTTACCCTTGCTCGGTTCCCCGCCTGGGGGAGTTCAGCAGGAGCTGGTCGTATAAGACTTGCCCGTAACAAAATTAATAAATCTATTTAACAAACCGCGTTTAAATACAACATATTGAGCCACAAAATCTTATATCTTTGTTACCTGAATAACCAAACAAACAGATAACATGAAGGATCCCGGGATAAAATATGGCTTAATAGCAGGTTTTATTGGTATTTTACTACAGGCGTTCACTTACCTCATGGGGGTTCAATTTATGGCCACCTGGTGGGTAGGCATATTGATCCTTGTTGCAATAATTACCATGTATGTGATCTTATCCCTGCGCATACGTAAAGATATGGGGGGCTATATAACGTTTAAGGATGCCTTTATCAAAACATTCGTGATGTGTATTATTGCAGGCACCATTAGTACCCTGTTCGGTCTGCTTTTATACCATGTCATCGATCCCGAACTTCCCGACAAATTGCAGAACGCCATAATGGAAAAAACAATGACCATGATGGAGAATATGGGCGCTCCGCAGGAAAAAATTGATGAGGTGGCCGAACAATTGCAGGAAGCTGGAAATAATTTCTCCGTAGGGGCGCAGATAAAAAACTATTTTGTGGGGATACTATTTGGCGCTATTTTCGCGTTGATCATGGGCGCTATCATTAAAAAGGCTCGCCCTGTTTTTGAAGATACTCCGACAAACGTATAAAGCTTTACCTGTTGAAATGAATATTTCCGTAGTCATACCCCTATTAAATGAAGAGGAGTCTTTAACCGAACTAAGCAATTGGATCGCTAAAGTGATGAACGAAAATAAATTTTCGTACGAAGTTATTTTTGTTGATGATGGAAGTAAAGATGGTTCCTGGAAAGTAATAGAATCACTTTCGGCAAACAATCCCGCAATAAAAGGAATTAAATTCAGAAGAAATTATGGTAAATCGGCCGCGCTGAATACAGCCTTCGAAGCTGCCCTGGGTGATGTAATAATTACAATGGACGCGGACCTGCAGGACAGCCCGGATGAGATTCCCGGTCTGTATAAAATGATTACAGAAGAAGGCTTCGATCTGATCTCGGGCTGGAAGAAAAAAAGATATGATCCTATAAACAAAACCATCCCTACCCGATTATTTAACAGGGTAACACGGAGCATATCCGGCATACAGCTGCACGATTTTAATTGCGGCTTAAAGGCGTATAAAAAGGATGTGGTAAAAAGTATTGAAGTGTATGGGGAGATGCATCGTTACATCCCTGTTATTGCCAAGTGGGCCGGCTTCACTAAAATAGGCGAAAAAACTGTCCAGCACCAGGAGCGCAAATACGGCAAAAGCAAATTCGGCATAGAGCGCTTTATCAATGGCTTTCTTGATCTGATGACCATTACTTTTGTTTCAAAGTTTGGCAAACGCCCCATGCATTTGTTCGGATTACTTGGCTGCATTATGTTCTTTATTGGTTTTACGGCAGCGGTTTACCTTGGAGCTGCCAAGCTCTATTGTGTTTACAACCATCTGCCCGCCCGGTTGCTTACGCAGCGTCCTTCGTTTTATATTTCGTTGACGACAATGGTTATTGGCACCGTTCTGTTTTTAGCGGGCTTTATTGGGGAACTGATCTCGAGGAATTCTCCTATACGGAATAATTATCTGGTGGAAAAGAGAACAGGGAATGAAGGAGTTAGGAGTTAGGAGTTAGGAGTTAGGAGACAGGAGACAGGAGACAGGAGTTAGGAAACAGGAACTCACCTCAGTTTGATAATAACACACACTTCTTAATTCGTTATTCAAATGTTCGATTGTTCGTTATTCAATTGCTTACCAAATTCTAAATAGACTATTGCAACATTAATTATGCTCGGCGAAGAATCTGCGAAAAGCAAACAAACTAAAAACATCATCGTAGGTCCCGCATTCCCTTTGCGGGGAGGCATCGCGAATTTCAATGAAGCGCTATGCCGTTCATTTGTAAAGGCCGGGATCAGTTCAAGGATCATTTCTTTTTCCCTTCAATATCCTGATTTTTTATTTCCCGGCAAAACACAATATGACAAAAGTTCATCAAGGCCGCAGGACGTTAAGATCAAAACACTTATCAATTCAGTTAACCCAATCAGCTGGTACAAAACGGCCCGGGAAATAAAAAAGGAAAACCCCGATTATATCATTATACGTTACTGGCTTCCTTTTATGGCGCCTTGCCTCGGCACAATTGCCCGGCTTGTAAAGTGGAAAACCTCTATTAAAGTAATTGTTATAGCTGACAATATTTTACCCCACGAAAAGCGCTTTGGCGATGAATCGCTTACCAATTACTTCATCAAATCATGTGACGCGTTTGTAGTCATGTCGCAAAGTGTTATGGATGATCTGAAAAAATTTATTCCAGATCCCAAAGCCGCCTTTTTGCCCCACCCTATTTACGATATTTTCGGTGAAAAAATTTCCCGCGAGGAGGCTCTTCAGCATTTGGGTTTCAGGCAAAGTTACCGTTACCTGTTGTTTTTTGGATTTATACGAAAGTATAAAGGACTTGATCTCTTACTTAAAGCAATGGCCGATAACCGTGTACGAAATTTAAACTTAAAACTTCTGGTTGCAGGTGAATGTTATGAAGACCTTGCTTATTACAACAACATTATCAGGGAGAACAGAATAGAAGGCAACGTAGTAATAAAGGCAGATTTTATTCCGGCAACTGAAGTAAAAAATTATTTCTGCGCGGCAGACCTGATCGTTCAACCTTACAGAACCGCTTCTCAAAGCGGCGTTACACAAATAGCCTATCACTTTGAACGCCCGATGCTTGTAACCGATGTAGGCGGACTCGGGGAAATAGTCCCTCATTTAAAGGCAGGTTATGTAGTGCAACCTGCTCCTGAGGCTATTGCCGATGCTATCGTTCATTTCTATGCGAACAACATGGAAACGGAATTTACCACAAACGTAGTGGCCGAAAAAAAGCGCTTTTTATGGAGCACCTTTGTGCAGGGGATTTCTGAATTATATCAAAAAATATAAAACAGGTCGGGATCAAAATTGCTGCCTGTATAATGCAGTAATTCCTTCCCGGGTTCTATCAGGGGCCGCTTAAATTAACATTTATGCTGCACCCGTTCTTATCAGTGATCTTTATTGTAGAAGAGCCCGAACAAAGCCCGTTTTTATACCGATTGATATGACCATCAGGCCACAGGTAATTGTAAGGGCCTGTACCACCTGTTGCATTTACCATGATCCATTCTTTACAGCCGCAGCCTGAACAGCTTGCGGTGCCTTTATTAAATTGTCCCGATAACGGTGGTGGCGAAATTATTGCTGTTGTGGATGTGGATGTGCAGCCTTTACTGTCGGTTACTTTTACAGTATAGCTGCCCTGCGATAATCCAGTAACCGTTTGTGTGGTTTGTCCGCCTGGGGCGGACCAACTGTATACATACGGAGAAGTGCCGCTTCCGGGATTGGCAATGACACTTCCGTCAGCAACCCCACTGCAGGTTATGTTTGTTGCGGTCGCACCGACAATAACTGCAGGATCTACCGTTACAACAGTAGTTGATGTTGCTGTACTTCCGCCGGCATCAGTTATTGTAACTGTATAAGTAGTGGTTGACACCGGGCAGGGACTTATGTTTTGAGTGGCAGCACCGTTACTCCAGAAATAAGTGTACGGGCTGGTACCGCCGATCGGATTTGCCATTGCCGTTGCACAATCTCCTGCACATGCATTTGTACCGGTCGCGGTGACGGCGACACTTCCACAAGGTCCTCCTACAGAAGAAATTGTAAAAGTAGTGGTATAAGGAACGGGAATGCAGCCGGCATCGGTCACTGTTACGGTATAGGTACCTGTACAAAGGCCGGTAATGGTATTGGTGGCACTTGTACTATTTAATGTTTGGGCACCATTGCTCCATACATAATTGTAACTGGGATTACCGCAACTTACATTGATAGTAGCACTGCCATTGCAGCTGGCACAGCTGGTGGCATTTACCTGCCCCTGAGTATAGGTAGAAACCACGGGAATAAATTTAGCAAAATAGGCGTCTTCACCTCCATTATAGGTAGCATCAATATAGGCTCCTCCTCCTGGATTTGTAACCGGATATCCGCCCGCTGCAGCCCATTCACCAGCAACAAATAAATTTCCGCTATTATCGGTTGCTAAAGCTGCCCTGAAATCACCGTTCCCCCCTCCTCCAAAAAATGTAGCCCACAATACCGATCCGGCATTACTGAATTTTATGATAAAAGGATCTCTGCTTCCGTTTACACTTGGATCGTAATACTGGCTGCACGTTGTAGTACCGAAGGTGTATAATCCGGTTGAAGCGTACAAACCAACATAAACATTCCCGCAAATATCAGTTTCAAGATTATCATAAGATCCGAAGGATTCGTTTCCGGCACCACCGTAGTAGGTAGCCCAGTTAAGAACGCCGGCAGTTGTAAATCGCAAAACAAATATATCATAGGATGTAAATCCCGAACCGCCCCATACAGCTTGATTATAAGCTCCCGACCTCGCCTGGATAGGCAGATCGACACTATTCGTCTCACCGGTTACATATATATTACCGGATGCATCGCATAAAATGGAACCTGCCATATCCCAATTACTTCCCCCATAAAGCGTGGCCCAGGTACGAACTCCCGAGTTACTGAACCGTAAAATGAAAATGTCGCTGAATCCTGATACTGCACTCTGGTTATACGCGCCTGCCCATGCCTGGGATGGGAAAGCTCCACCAATGTTATTACATTGCCCCGTAACATACAGGTTATTTGCTCCATCAGAGGCAATACAAGTCCCCATCTCGTTTGCAATGCCTCCATAATAAGTAGCCCAAACGCAGGTACCTGCATTATCAAAACGTAAAATAAATGCGTCAGTAGGGGTACCTCCTCCTCCTCCAAACGCGGCCTGGTTATATGCGCCAGCCAATGATTGAGTAGGGAAACCCAAACCTGCCTGTCCGGTAACATAAATATTATTTAATCCGTCGCAGGTAATTGATTGGCCAATATCATCGCCACTGCCTCCATAATAAGTTGCCCAGGTAAGTACTCCTGTATTGCTAAACCGCAAAACGAAAGCATCACGGGCTCCTCCTCCGAATACAGATTGATTATATGCCCCTGCCCGTGCAAGTGTTGGAAAACTACCTGTGGCTTGGCCGGTAACATAAACGTTACCAGCTCCATCACATACAATGGCGTTACCAAATTCGTCTCCGCTGCCTCCATAGTATGTTGCCCAGGTCAGGACACCGGTATTTGTAAAACGCAAAATGTAAACATCCTGAGGCCCTCCTCCGCAAGTATTGTCATAGTATGCCCCGCCAAAGGCAAGTGTCGGAAAATTCACTGAACTTGAATATCCTGCAACATATAGGTTGCCGTTCGCATCGCAGTCAATACCCCTCGGTCCATTGAAACCACTGCCCCCATAAAAAGTAGCCCAAAATAATTGTGGGTCGATGATTAATGTTTCATGTATATTGTACTGCCCAGTTTTAATTCTGACCTCATACGAAAAACCATTTCCGATATCTTTCCCTGTTCTCTTTACAGAATAACCGGAAGTAATTGCAGCTGACAGATCGCCCTGATAACACAGCAACTTACCTTCTGTCAGCTCCCCCAATTTATTTTCAAAATGTATCTGATCGCTACTAACCTTCAGCTTTCCGCTTCCTTCGTAAATGAGTTTTATTTGCGTGGGGTCAGCACCCGGATGAACAATGAAGTCGTGCTTCATACCAAAACCCGAACCAGCTTCCGTTGAAGGCAGGGAGAGATCCGCAGGAGTGGTATAGAGTATCCAATCTATCCCCGGATAAATCTCCCTGATGGTTATCTTAGTATAAGTTTTAACATTAAATATTCCCTTTGCGCAATGCCCCAGGTAAAAATTCACCTCGCCTTGTGTAATATTGCCTTCAGTAAATATATTTTCTCTTTTAATGTTTGCGCTCTTAAGACTCATGTCCACCCTATGCCATGATCCGGTTATTTTATCCTCGTCTTTTTGATAAGCAGTTTCTGATAGGGATCTTTTATTCTCATCTTCTTTCAACTTAAAAAACTGATAGGTAAGTCCACTTGTGGTAAGCCATATATTGAGATCAGGCACCTGCACTTTAAAAAGGACGAATGGAACAGGCGCGCCATTAACATCAGCCATCTGTCCCTTATTTTCCTGAAAACCGGGAGAACTCTGCTTTGTCATCCACTCCTGCGCCTGCTCCTTACTTACAGTGGTTCCTGAAGCATATAATGCTGTATATGCAAACAGGATCAAAAGAAACAGTCCCTTTATATAGGTTTTACTTTGATACATGGTTGAAGTTAAAAATTAATGCTGTTCAGTATCTTGCTCTATGGCTAATGTCATACAATAACAGATGCAAAACAAATCATGTTTCTCTATAAGTTGCATTTAGTATAAATAAATAATTTCATTAAAATAGCAAAATACAGCATAAAAAGGCATAAATTTGCATAAATTATTCAATTAAGTTGCATAAGATAATAAACCTATTTCATCCATGAGATCTTCGTTCAGCAAAAACAGGCTTAAGTAAACCATTGAATAGCATGAAAACCTCATCCGACGAATTGTTTCAACTTATCAGATCCCTCGACTCAAGGGAAAAGGCTTATTTTAAAACACAGGCCGGATCGGATAATTACATAAAACTGTTTGATATTATCAATTCTCTAAATGGCAATTATGACGAACAAAAAGTAAAAGCAAAACTGGGAAACCGAACAGCAATAAAAAATTTAAAATTCAACAAAACCCGCCTCACGGAGGCTATACTTAGAAGTATGGAAAAATACCATTCAGCCGACTCAGCAGATATGGTTATTGCAAAAAAGCTTCAGCAAATAGAATT
This region includes:
- a CDS encoding glycosyltransferase family 39 protein, which produces PASDFRLLTLKNTYSARSINTILLLLIIVAFIIVKIPYLSLPYYWDEAWVYGSAIRAMEAAHISLLPDALPVHYSRGHPLLFHFTGALWLRVFGTSLMASHIFALLISVALIVSIYYFVKNIFSKRASLLACLFIVLQPIFLAQSVLVLPEIMLSLFSLLTLYFFIQQKWIGYLITGTLALYTKETGIVAIAAAITCQLTDILFLKRKEDVLKSKLAGLLITTFPLALITFFFIIQKQVNGWYFFPEHIDFLSHDLKTFSDRLVAFSAQLFVYWGKNLLTAAILASLFLFFYFKHRLNNKQNKTLLILSIYIVLFLISSSFNFYSDRYVMSMVAPFCIIAASLIDITFTKRILVYLFVVAYAALQIFMYIPQKTSSDHNLGYADCVKVHQQMVNYCTENRLMDRKFFTHFLMMANLTNPYCGYIREDQRFTSVTSTSGPDIELYIFNNMEGHDDYEKMKGRNDITLVKRFQLNHAWSEIYEVKK
- a CDS encoding DUF4199 domain-containing protein — its product is MKDPGIKYGLIAGFIGILLQAFTYLMGVQFMATWWVGILILVAIITMYVILSLRIRKDMGGYITFKDAFIKTFVMCIIAGTISTLFGLLLYHVIDPELPDKLQNAIMEKTMTMMENMGAPQEKIDEVAEQLQEAGNNFSVGAQIKNYFVGILFGAIFALIMGAIIKKARPVFEDTPTNV
- a CDS encoding glycosyltransferase, which encodes MLGEESAKSKQTKNIIVGPAFPLRGGIANFNEALCRSFVKAGISSRIISFSLQYPDFLFPGKTQYDKSSSRPQDVKIKTLINSVNPISWYKTAREIKKENPDYIIIRYWLPFMAPCLGTIARLVKWKTSIKVIVIADNILPHEKRFGDESLTNYFIKSCDAFVVMSQSVMDDLKKFIPDPKAAFLPHPIYDIFGEKISREEALQHLGFRQSYRYLLFFGFIRKYKGLDLLLKAMADNRVRNLNLKLLVAGECYEDLAYYNNIIRENRIEGNVVIKADFIPATEVKNYFCAADLIVQPYRTASQSGVTQIAYHFERPMLVTDVGGLGEIVPHLKAGYVVQPAPEAIADAIVHFYANNMETEFTTNVVAEKKRFLWSTFVQGISELYQKI
- a CDS encoding SBBP repeat-containing protein, with amino-acid sequence MYQSKTYIKGLFLLILFAYTALYASGTTVSKEQAQEWMTKQSSPGFQENKGQMADVNGAPVPFVLFKVQVPDLNIWLTTSGLTYQFFKLKEDENKRSLSETAYQKDEDKITGSWHRVDMSLKSANIKRENIFTEGNITQGEVNFYLGHCAKGIFNVKTYTKITIREIYPGIDWILYTTPADLSLPSTEAGSGFGMKHDFIVHPGADPTQIKLIYEGSGKLKVSSDQIHFENKLGELTEGKLLCYQGDLSAAITSGYSVKRTGKDIGNGFSYEVRIKTGQYNIHETLIIDPQLFWATFYGGSGFNGPRGIDCDANGNLYVAGYSSSVNFPTLAFGGAYYDNTCGGGPQDVYILRFTNTGVLTWATYYGGSGDEFGNAIVCDGAGNVYVTGQATGSFPTLARAGAYNQSVFGGGARDAFVLRFSNTGVLTWATYYGGSGDDIGQSITCDGLNNIYVTGQAGLGFPTQSLAGAYNQAAFGGGGGTPTDAFILRFDNAGTCVWATYYGGIANEMGTCIASDGANNLYVTGQCNNIGGAFPSQAWAGAYNQSAVSGFSDIFILRFSNSGVRTWATLYGGSNWDMAGSILCDASGNIYVTGETNSVDLPIQARSGAYNQAVWGGSGFTSYDIFVLRFTTAGVLNWATYYGGAGNESFGSYDNLETDICGNVYVGLYASTGLYTFGTTTCSQYYDPSVNGSRDPFIIKFSNAGSVLWATFFGGGGNGDFRAALATDNSGNLFVAGEWAAAGGYPVTNPGGGAYIDATYNGGEDAYFAKFIPVVSTYTQGQVNATSCASCNGSATINVSCGNPSYNYVWSNGAQTLNSTSATNTITGLCTGTYTVTVTDAGCIPVPYTTTFTISSVGGPCGSVAVTATGTNACAGDCATAMANPIGGTSPYTYFWSNGAATQNISPCPVSTTTYTVTITDAGGSTATSTTVVTVDPAVIVGATATNITCSGVADGSVIANPGSGTSPYVYSWSAPGGQTTQTVTGLSQGSYTVKVTDSKGCTSTSTTAIISPPPLSGQFNKGTASCSGCGCKEWIMVNATGGTGPYNYLWPDGHINRYKNGLCSGSSTIKITDKNGCSINVNLSGP
- a CDS encoding glycosyltransferase family 2 protein; protein product: MNISVVIPLLNEEESLTELSNWIAKVMNENKFSYEVIFVDDGSKDGSWKVIESLSANNPAIKGIKFRRNYGKSAALNTAFEAALGDVIITMDADLQDSPDEIPGLYKMITEEGFDLISGWKKKRYDPINKTIPTRLFNRVTRSISGIQLHDFNCGLKAYKKDVVKSIEVYGEMHRYIPVIAKWAGFTKIGEKTVQHQERKYGKSKFGIERFINGFLDLMTITFVSKFGKRPMHLFGLLGCIMFFIGFTAAVYLGAAKLYCVYNHLPARLLTQRPSFYISLTTMVIGTVLFLAGFIGELISRNSPIRNNYLVEKRTGNEGVRS